The genome window TCCCGGATAGCTCGTGTGTTCGATGAACATCCCCCATAAATTCGTTCCATCAAACGCGGCTCCATCTCCATTCATACCCCCCGGTTCCGACGGAGTGAAATGACTGATTACTGTGCCGCCAGTGTTTATCTTATAGAAAGTATCATGGTGTCCGCCAAGCAGCCACAGGTAATTTCCGTCCCAGGCGAGACCATTTGGAAACCAGTCAGGACTGTAGAAAGAGGACAGAACATTAACGGAACCGGCATTAGTAACAACGGGTAATGAGAAAAGGACTATAAGAAACACTTTCATCTGATACTCTCCTTACTTAATATCGGCAGATAGGGAACAGAATATCCTGCCCGAAAATATTACCGGTGATCCTGACCCGTCAATACTTGGCCTGCAATCGCCATTCACAATTCATCATCCTTGAGAACCGGCGAATCTTTCGGTATTGTTCTTATGCAATATTTGAAGGGAGATGGTATGATTCTATCTTTTCGACAGAGTGTTTCAGAAATTCTGGTATTAATCGTTGCTCTTTCATTATCCCTGCCGGCCTGTTCCGATGATTTCAGCACCTGCATCAATGAATGGAAGGCAAGAAGTGATGGCCGGGGATATTTCCGTGTTCTGGGTATGCCGTCCGAAATGCTTCCCGATGGAATTGACAACCTTGATCTGCTGATTCTGGGTGATAGCCTTGTTGAAGGATCGGATCTTGCGGTTATAGGTTTTGGCCGGGATACTCTCTGCTTTGGGATTGTGGAGTTTGATATGTTTCTGAACCCGGAAAAAGCGTATGCCTCTTTCAGAAGTGAAGACAGCCTGATAATTCTTTCCTCTGAATATCCCTCAAGGGCTACAAGGTGTAATATGTCCTTCGTCTGGATGAATGAAAAACTGCTTCTCGTCCCGGTTGATTCATGGGTAAGCGACAGGTCCGCTGATCTTCTCGCTTCAGCGGATACCCTTCTTGAGTTAGGCGAGATTCGCGAGGCGGCTGACAGCATTAGCGCGATGATTTACGGCTGGGCATACTACGATACTAATGAACTCAGCTGCCGTTTTCTCCGGGCAGCTCACCGGGCTTCGATGGATGCTCCGGATGAGGAAGCACTTAACTATTACGACGAAGCTGTTTACGCCTTCGATATAATACAGTACAATGATACATGGTTCATATCTTTTACTTCACTTGATGATTTCCTGGGCAGTGAGTATGCCGAATATATCGAAGCTGAAGAGCTTGCCGATATACTCCACGATTACGCGAAACTCTTCAGGAACGACGGTTTTGTAGTAGAAGCCACCTTTGACGACATTGCGGATATACTTGAGGGGAAAGAGGAAGAATAAACCTCATTTGATTCCATCCGTTCTTTTTCACATGAGTATTATCGTATGTATAGTATTTCATTTCGGGAGGTTGAATAGATGATTTCAGTGTTGTTATACGCAGTGCTTGTCAGTGCGGGTTTCCCCGGCCCGGAAAGCAGGGCAGACTATTGCATGAATGTTCGGCTTGAGCCGGATTCGGACATGGTCATCGGGACTTCTGAAATAGTATTTACAAACGGGGTTGGCTTCCCGGTTGACACTCTCTGGTTCCATCTCTATCCGAACGCTTACAGAGATATTACAACGGCCTTCGGCCAGGACCTTGAGGCTGTTGGTCGCTACTGCTTCAGGGCTTCTGACGAATCTGATAAGGGCTGGATAGATCTTTCGGACTGGAGTCTTAACGGGATTCCAGTTGATATAACCGTTGATGGTTCTCTGGGTTTCATTAGTCTTGATTCTACACTGAATCCGGGGGAGAGCGTAGTGCTGCAGGGCGACTTCAAAGTAAAGGTCCCCGGTTTCTGGAGCAGAATGGGACATCAGGGGAATACTTTTCAGATAACGCAGTGGTACCCCAAAATGTGTGTTCTCGATGAGAATGGGTGGCACAGGGCCAGATACCACTGGAGAGGTGAATTTTACAGTGACTACGGCGACTACACGGTAATACTGGATGTCCCCGAGGACTTCATTACAGCGGCAACGGGATCGGTCGAAAGCGTATCCATCCCGGAAGATTCACTCAGAAGAACTGAAACATGGAAGGCGTACGAAGTTCACGATTTCGTATGGGCCGCAAGCCCTGACTATACGGTGAGGGAGCATACCTACATCTACCCAGACAGTCTGGGTGCCGGTTCGGTAGACGTACACCTTATTCTTCTGGACGACGACGAAGACCATTGGTCAGAAGTACCGGCAATTATCGATTCCACGCTGCTGTACTACGGAGAATGGTACGTGCCTTACCCCTATAGCGATCTCTGGGTTGTTGAACCGGTAACACTGATGGCCGGCGGCATGGAATATCCACAGTTCGTATTTTCAGGGGCTGATATTCCCTTAACAAGGGCTCTTGAGATGGTCACATCACATGAGGTCGGGCACCAGTGGTTTTACGGCATGCTTGGAAACGATGAAGTCGATGAAGCCTGGCTGGACGAAGGGATGAATACATTCAGCGAACTTCGTTACATGCAGCGGAGGCATGGTTTCTCGGGGAACATGTCCAGAACTCCCGACTGGATAATGGAGATAAGCGACCAGGACATGAGCCTGCTTACATACGCAACAGGCACTACCGGCGGAGAGGAAGTTCCCGTACTCAGCGACGCAACTTCAGCGGGTGACGGCAGCCACCCCACCGGGTTCACCTACTACGCCAAACCGGCATTTTTCCTCCGGATGCTCCAAAGGCAGGTCGGTGAGGAAGATTTCGACAGGATAATGGCCATATACTTCAACCGATTCATGTACCATCATCCTCATACGGAAGACTTTCGGGCGATTGTGGAAGAAGTTACGGGAAGATCGTGGAAGGATGAATTCGATTTCTGGCTCAGGGGAACCGGAAACGCTGACGTAAGAATTGCGAGTATCGAACCGATGGATGATTCAACCGTTGTAATAATTTCAGGTGACGTTCCCCATGACGTTGAACTTGATCTGCTTTTTCTTTCGGGAAACGATTCACTTCTGACCGAACTTGCCCTTGCGCCTGGAATAGATGATACCGTAACGGTATCAGGCAGGTGGCATACGGCCGTTGCTGACCCGTTTCTCTGCATGCCAGACAGGGCTCCCTGGAATAATGCCCTGCCGCCTCTGAGTCAGATCAAACCGATGTTCCTGCCGTTTCCAAGGCCTACCCATCAAAGTCTATGGGTTTTGCCGTTTCCATCGTATGCCGCCGGTTCATGGCGGGGGGAGATTCTGTGCATGTCAGCCGCCATTCCTTCCTACATGGGAGGCCCCTCCACTTGGGCGGCCCATGCATCGGTTCCATTTGAAAACGGGAGTTTTTCCGACTGGGGAGCTTTCTATCATGCACCCCTCCTCAGAAAATATCGCAGGAGCCTCTATATATCACTTGGAGTGGGAAGGGGATATGGAACAGGCAGCGCTTCCCTTGGCGCGGACTATTACATGGGAGGACGCGTGGCGACGGATACCCATCTCAGAATGTCTCTTGATGCAGAACTTTTCAGTGTGGAAGACACCGCTGTATACGGTGGAGCCAACGTTGAGGAAGGCAGCGGGTTCGAATTCACCGGAGGATTCTCAGCGATCAATCGAAACTACTGTATTTCATGGGAAGGAAGTCTGAGCGCCCTCGCTTCCCCCGGATGGAACGACGGCCCCTATTCGCGGGTGGACGGCGAATTTGATATCACCACCAGGATTATGGGCAGCCACCTTGCCAGAACAAGGATATTCGCAGGCAGAATAGCAGGTGATGCCCCTGCTCACGTATTTCTTCGTCCGGGCGGAGGTTTATTCGCGGAGGGCATTATTGGAGCGTTTCTGCCGCCCGATGGATCGATTTCACCTCAGGAGCACTTCTACGTCCGTTCCGGTCCGGCGCTGCCGGGTTATTGGAACAGCCCGGCCCGTGGAAGAGCAGCCGTTACAATTGAACAGAGGATACCTGTGCCGTTTCCTATGATCCCTGTTGAAATATTCGGAGGGGTCGGCTGGCTTGCCGATGGTTTCAGGGATTTTTCCGAAGACACTTTTTTGGCCGATGGAGGATTCGCGGTTAGGTTCGCGATGCTGGAAGCGCTGTTCCCGATCTGGGTATCCGAGCCTGTTGACGGTGAGGACAACTGGGAATTCAGATGGCGGATAGGTTTGTCTCCGGCTGGTTTTCCGGACCTGTACTGACAGTTGAAGGAGGACAATGAAAATCATTCTGCTGACCGTTCTGCTTCTGGCCGGATCAGCTTTCTCTGCCGTGGAAGAATCATGCACTTCGAGTGACAGTACTGACACAGGGCTGTTCAGCATGATTATGGAATTAACCGGTATCGAAGAGCGTTCGTGGGCCAGACCAACAGAACATATGGATATGGATAGAATGCTTGAATTGATGGAAATGGGGCTTATTACATTCCATAGAGCAGACTGGTATGTCATAGTTGATGATGAGTAATTCCGTTCAGTGCGTACTGTGCCCGCATATGTGTATCCTTGCTCCCGGTGAGCGCGGAAGATGCAGCGTCAGGCTTAACGTTGACGGTGAGTTGGTGAGCCTTGTTTACGGCCGGCCCGTTGCGGTCAATATCGATCCTGTGGAGAAAAAACCCCTGTTCCATTTCATGCCTGGAATTGATGTGTTTTCAATTGCCACGGCGGGCTGCAATCTGAAGTGCGAGTTCTGTCAGAACTGGGAAATTTCCCAGGCCGCTCCGGAGGATGTAACACCTTACGATATGCCGCCCGAAACGGTTGTTGAAAACGCTCTGTCGTACGGCTGCGAAGCTATCGCATATACATATACGGAGCCTGTGGTGTTTTTTGAATATACAAGGGACTGCGCCAGGCTGGCCCGCGCCGCCGGAATTAAGAATATCCTTGTCACCGCCGGCTACATCAACCCCGGACCACTGTCCGAGCTGGCTGAATTCATCGACGCTGCGAATGTTGATCTTAAATCAATGTCGGACATTTACTACAGGAACATCTGCGGAGGCACACTTCAGCCTGTGCTTGATACGATTACTTTCCTGAAGGAATCTGGAACATGGGTTGAGGTAACGAATCTCATTGTACCAACTTTGAACGATGATCCGGACGAGATCGACTCGCTTTCAAGGTGGGTACTTGATAACACAGGTGAAGATACACCTCTTCATTTCTCAAGGTTTTTTCCCATGTACAGACTTGCTGATCTGGCCCCGACATCCATTGATACGCTCAGGGGAGCCAGGGAGAGGGCAATGGATACAGGTCTAAACTACGTGTACGTTGGAAATGCAGTTACTCCTGGGGGTATGATAACAAGGTGTCCCGAGTGTGGTGAAACTATCGTTGCCAGACAGGGCTATATGATAACGGAAAGAAACATTCTGAATGGAAATTGTGGAAACTGCTCGGCCCCGATTGCTGGGGTCTGGGATGGAATGGAGGAGCAGTGAAAAAGAAAATCAGCAGGCGGAAATTTCTGTCAGGAGCTGTCATGCTGCTTTTTTCGGCAGTTGCTGCCGCCGGTGGAGTTAAATTGAGTGACAAGGGTAGTACCGATAAACCCGAGATCGCAAGAACTTCCAGAAAAAAGGCGGATCATTACAGGGAGCTGGCGGGATGAGAATTCTTACACTTACATCGGTTTTCCTGGTCGCATGCGGAGGGAGTTCTCCCGCACAGGAGGAGGGCAGAAACAGTGGCGGCATGCTTCTTAGACCTCCAGCAGTTGCGGGAAGGTTCTATCCGGGGGATTCAGCCACGTTAAGCACTATGGTGGACAGCCTTCTTGACATCTCCGGGGCGCAGCATTCCGCCGGAGATATAATAGCTGGAATAGTTCCACACGCAGGGTACGTTTTCAGCGGCGCTACGGCTGCCGACTTCTACAGTTCCATCGAAGGTGTTGATTACGATGTCGTTGTGATCGCGGGACCATCGCATCATGTCTCGTTCAACGGGTTCTCCATTTTCGAAGGGAACGGATACCTGACTCCTCTGGGCGAAGTTGATGTGGCGACCGATATTTCGCAGCGTCTCAGGGAATCGCATCCAACAGCCTTTTTCATCCCGGAAGCCCATGTGACCGAACATTGCCTTGAAGTGCAGCTTCCCTTTCTGCAGAGGGTGCTGCAGCCCGGTTTCAGAATTGTGCCGATTGTAATAGGCAATGCCGGACCCGATGAACTGAAATACATGGCTGAACTGATACTCGCTGAGTCTTACGGCCAGCGGATTCTTGTGATAGCCAGCAGCGATCTGTCCCACTATCCGACCAGGGAACTCGCTGAAGAAGTGGATTCACTTACCGTTGAAGCGGTGCTGAACGGAGAGGTGGATGCTTTTCTGGAGGTTACATCTGAGGAAAGGCTGCCTGATGGTCTTGCCACTTTTGCATGCGGAAGGCTTCCCATAGCGCTTGCCATGTCCTATGCGGCACTCTATCCGGATGTAACTCCGGAGCTGCTTTCCATGACTACCAGCGCTGAATATTCGGGTGACGATTCACAGGTTGTAGGGTACGCTTCGATCTCATTTGGAACACCGAAGTTCGAACCATCCGAATGGAGCATTTCACCGGATGGCAAGAATATTCTTCTGGAGATTGTCCGCGAATCCGTCCGCTGCGCTGTTGAGGGAGAGAATTACAATCTACCGGATACATTGCCTGCCGAACTGGAGCTTCCAAGAGGAGCATTCGTCACACTGAAGCGGAACGGCCGGCTTCGAGGATGCATAGGATCGATACGTCCTGTCGGTCCCCTTGCTGAAACCGTGATGCGCATGGCGCACTCCGCGGCGCTTGAAGACCCCCGATTCATGCCGGTAACGGAGACGGAACTACAGAATCTGGAGTACGAAATATCGGTGCTTACTCCGTTGCAGATTCTTGATGACTGGCACGATGCGGCAGTAGGTACCGATGGCCTCCTTGTTCTGGGTTCCGGGGGAAGATCAGGTGTATTACTTCCCCAGGTTCCTGTAGAACAGGGGTGGAACAGGGAGGAGTATCTGGAAGGTGTCTGCCGGAAGGCCGGACTTGACCAGGATGCTTATCTCGGTGACGTAACTTTGTACCGTTTCCAGGCACAGGTATTCTGAGAAGATGGAAACACCTCCTCGGAGCAGGAAAGAATCCCTTTCGGGGTTTTCCTTTTTCACGGGAGGACTCCTTTCGATTCTGGTTCAGGCGGTTGTTCTAAGGGAATCACTTTTTGGCTGTCACCAGGCGGAACTTGCTTCGGGTATAGTTTTGGCCGCATGGATTATAGGATCAGGCCTCGGAGCGGCAGCGGGAGGTAGAACTTCCAGGCACAGGTTATACTGGATGGCTGGAATAGTCATTTTACCGATTCTGGGTTTTTTTCAGGTAGCAGCATCGAGAACAGGGATTCTTCCTCTGGCGCTAACGGTTTTTCCCGCCGGGTTCACTGCCGGTGTCGTGTTTTTGCAGCCCTTCGCATTCGACAGACCCGGCAGGATCTATGCACTCGAAGCCATTGGGGCTGCTGCAGGCGGAGGGATATTCGTTCTTTTATCACCTCATCTTCTTTCAGGTGAGATGCTGGCCGTTTCGGTTCTCTTCTCAGTTATCGGCCTTCTATCATGCAGGAGCACAATTCCCGGTCTGATTCTCGCGGTTATACTGCTCACCTTACAGCTGTTTTCTATTCCGGATGGTTTCAGCAGACGGCTTGGAGCTGTGGCTTTCAGAAATTACGAGAGTGTACAGGTTTATCCATCTCCATACGGCGAAGTAATAACAGCTTCGAGAGCAGGTCAGAGTGCGGTATTCAGAAGTGGATTGCTTGAAGCAACATGGCCTTCCCTTGAATCAGCGGAGGAAACCGTTACAGTTCCCCTTGCTGCTGCTCTGCCAGCAACGGTTCTGTATATAGGTTCGTCACCGGAGGAGGCGGGGATAATAAGCAGCTGGCCCAATGTGAACCTCTGCGTTACCGTTATTCCCGACAGGACACTGAAAGATGTAATTGACTATCCGGGTGAGATCAGAGCAGGTGACGGCCGACAGTACCTGACTAATAATAGCTTTTCGTACGATCTCATTATCGTTTCCGCGGGCCAGCCCCTGACGCTTCTCTCAAACCGCTTCTACACCACTCAATTCATGGAACTTCTTGCAGAAAGATTAACACCGGAAGGCATAGCCGCAATCCACCTGCCCGGCGGGATAAACAGGCTGCATCCACTGGAGGCGGAACTGGCCCGTTCGGTTGTGATGGCATCAGAAACCTGCTTTAAATGGAACAGGATCATTCCTATTTCAGGTCTCGTACTCATGGCAGGCAATGGCCCGGAGTTATCGTTCAATGGAGAGGTACTTGCCGATAGAATGGATTCATTGGGAGTTACCGGTGTATTCGTAAATTCCGGAACTCTTCCGTACGATCTTTCCGAATTCAGAGTATCAGCCTTTGACGAACAGATCGCTTCGGCAGTTTCTGAAGAAAACAGAGATCTTCATCCTGTAGGTTTCAGGATTGCTCATGAACTGTGGGATTTCAGAATGGAAGATGGTCAAAAAACTGATCTGACCATTCCAGCAGCTGGCCTGTTCATGTTAATAATGGTGATTTCAGCTTTACTTACCGGCAAACCGCTTACTTCACTTGGCGTTGCCGCAGCGGGCTTCGCGGGACTGTCCGTCGAAGTTATTTCACTGGTCGCGATTCAGGCCGCGACCGGCTGTTCATGGGTACTTGTGGGCGCAGTTACCGGGATATTCATGACGGGCGGAGCACTTGGAGCCTTATGGACAGACAAGGGATTATTAAAGGATGCAGGTAGAATTATCGCGCTTTCAGGAGCAGCGGCCCTTTTCTGTGCGGCTGCGCTCCATTTTTACAGTATCGGTTTGTTCAGCGGCAATTTCTTAACGATTTGCCTGTTTCTTGGAACCTTTGTTTGCGGAGTATCGAGTGGCGGGGCATTTACATCCGCCGTTGAAGGTTTTGGGACAAAGGATACAGGAAAAATCGGTCTTCTGGACTTCGCTGAGCACGGAGGCAGCGCAGCTGCTTCCCTGCTTATGCCGCTCGTTCTGTTCCCACTGATTGGTGCTACAGCCGTTCTTGTGATAGCGGCCGCATGGGTAGCGGTCTGGACAGTTGTTCTCAGGTTCCGCTGATTCTGAATGAACGGAAAAGAGGAGGGCGGGTCCCGAAAGACCCGCCCTCCTGTATGAGAATCGCGTTCAGTTGGAGATGGTTTCTACCACGAATTCCGCGCGACGGTTGAGAGCTTTGTTAGCGGCGGAGGCGTTGGGGACCGCAGGTCTCGTTTCTCCATAGCCAACCGTGGTCAGGCTGGAAGCGCTGACGCCATGATCGACAAGGTAGTCGTACACGGCCATGGCTCTGTTCTCGCTGAGAGTCTGGTTGTACTCCTCTGTATAGTCGGAGTCCGAGTGTCCGCTTATCTGGACAGTAAGACCGTTAGCGATGATTTCTTCAGCAATGCTATTCAGGATGGTTTTGTACTCAGGCTGAATGTTGAACTGATTGACGATGAAGTAAATCGGCTCGAATGCAACGGACTGGAGCTGGAAGTCCAGAACGACAAGGTCGCCACTCAGAAAGTCCACACTCTCGCTGGCGCCGAGGTAACCGCTGGCGCTTGCAGTGATTGTCCAGTTGCCTTCATCGAGATCGAACTCGTAAAGACCGTCATTACCGGTCATGTCACTGACAGGAACGTCCGGTGCGATGACGGTAGCTCTTGAGATCGCAGTGCCAGTCTCGATATCGGTGACGCTTCCCATGATCGTACATGGAGTTGGCTGAAGAGCGTAATCCTGGCTGATATCATGACCGCCTGAAACCTGGATCGTTTCAGTACTTTCCGTGTACCCGCTGGCATTTACAGCTACCGCAATGCTACCCTCGGGGACTTCAACGGAGTAATATCCGGTTTCAGGGTCACTGATCGCAGGTTGTACCGCAGTCCCCGGGAAAGCCACTGTAGCTTCAAGGAACTCACCGGTTACGGCATCGATAATTGTACCGGACATCACAGCGCTGCCGGGACCTTCCCTGAGGTCGCTGGAGTACATGAGGTTAACGCCGACTCCCCATGAGGAGTAATAACCCTCGGGGAAGGGAGCGTAATTTGCTCTGTATGCTTCTGTCGGGCTGCCGCCGGCCTGGTATGCGTGATGTCCCAGGTCGCTCCACTCCGGATCGAAATTGTCAAGCGCGAATGCCCCTACAACATCGAAAGCGAATCCAGAGGCAAAGGGAAATCTAATTCCGGGTTGAACGATTATCATGTCGTCGTAGTCCTGGCCGTTACCGTCTTCGTAGTCGCGTTTCATGAAGTGGCGCCACTCCGCTTCTGCAAAGAGGATTGTCTTATTCATGGGATACTCGAAGCCCACAGCGAGGTGGAAGACAGGATCTTCAACATCCATATCCACGGCAACACTATCGCTCGTTCCGTACCTGTGGTCTGTGAACTGGAAGTTCTGCTTGAAGTAGTGATAACCAATATTGGTATGCACTACAACAGGATGTAGATCAAGTGAAACAAGCAGATCCGCTCCCGCTGATAAATTCGTACCTATCATAGGACGGCGCATCTCGAACATGGGCTGTTCAGGATACCAGACGCCGTCGTACTGGTTGTAGTTGGTTACGTACGGATTGTCACCGCCGTTGTAGATACTGAAACCTGCCCACGGCATCAGTCCTATACGTAAGTCTCCAGAAGAATCAATAGCGTACTTCAGAAAAAAACTGGCTTCGCTGAAACCGTCGTCGTTCTCGTTCTCTCCCCCCTCGAGATCTTCGCGACCAGGAATGTAATCTCGTGAGAGGCAGTTCCAGATGTAAGAAACTCTTCCGGCGACCTCCACTTTCTCGCTCAGTCCGTATCCCGCTGTAATGTACCAGGTGCCGTTGTATTCGGTATCGGTGACCTCTTCAGCGCCGCCTGCGAGCTGAGCGGTTCTGGTATCGTTACTCATTCCGAGAAAAGAGAAGAGGGCGAGTGAGAACTCACCTGCTCCTATTGTTTTCGCGTCAACAGTCCGGTTGAGTCCCCTCAGACCCGAGTAGGACGGTAACGCCATAGCGCTGCATGAGATAAGTAGAATTGCAGCAATAATAAGTGACCCCTTTTTCATTATAACCTATCCTTTCATTTAAGGTTATTACTTAATGCAGATATTAGTAATTCCTATCTCTTATGTCAATAATCACTTAGGGTCAGGTCTTGCATTCATGCATTATTATCTAAATATATATAATATTGTAATATAAATTATATATCCTTATAGAAATACAGACAACAGAATACTGGTTATTCTTCTCTATCCCAGTTGATGTACTATGGTTTCTTCAGTTGAGAAGCGAAAAATACAAATGTCCAGCCATTCAGTATGAGTTCAATTGAGATCAAAAGACCGATGACAAGCAATCAAGAACGGCCAGTTAGAGATGATGATTCCCTGTCCTGGTCAGCTAACCGTCAGTGACATTTAACGTCATCGCAATCAGCAGAATTAAATCAAGTGTCAAACCTGACGTAAGGACCAAGAGCCTCGGTTCTATTGATTGAGGCGGTTGGTTACGTCGATAATAACTTCGTCGTCTTCCGTTAATGAAATAGTCTGGCAGGTAGAAAAGTCGAGCTGGTTCAGGTCGATTTTTCTTAAAGTAAAGTTATCGTAAGTGCGAAAATAGAAAATTTTATTGGTCAGGTCCCGGAAGGTAACCCATTGAGTGGTTTCGCTGGAGACAATATTACCACTGGAATCTTTATCGACCACCATTCCTCTAGTGATGTCCAATGTATTAATTATGTGTTGAGCCAGGTTCAAGGCGCCCCGGGCATCAGGCACCGAGTCGGCGAAATGTGTTAATACAGCCATTCGAACAAAACGGCTGGGCGGGGTAAGATCTCCGGGTAGTCCGAACATGCCGCTGCCGTGTCCTGTCGGGAGGAGTTGGACTCCGGCGTAATACTGCGTTTGAACCATGCTGACATTCATGCCGACGTATTGGCGTAGATTGGTCATCATCCAGTGGAAATTGGGGGAGTTGGTCATAATGCCCAGAGG of Candidatus Aegiribacteria sp. contains these proteins:
- a CDS encoding M1 family metallopeptidase, giving the protein MISVLLYAVLVSAGFPGPESRADYCMNVRLEPDSDMVIGTSEIVFTNGVGFPVDTLWFHLYPNAYRDITTAFGQDLEAVGRYCFRASDESDKGWIDLSDWSLNGIPVDITVDGSLGFISLDSTLNPGESVVLQGDFKVKVPGFWSRMGHQGNTFQITQWYPKMCVLDENGWHRARYHWRGEFYSDYGDYTVILDVPEDFITAATGSVESVSIPEDSLRRTETWKAYEVHDFVWAASPDYTVREHTYIYPDSLGAGSVDVHLILLDDDEDHWSEVPAIIDSTLLYYGEWYVPYPYSDLWVVEPVTLMAGGMEYPQFVFSGADIPLTRALEMVTSHEVGHQWFYGMLGNDEVDEAWLDEGMNTFSELRYMQRRHGFSGNMSRTPDWIMEISDQDMSLLTYATGTTGGEEVPVLSDATSAGDGSHPTGFTYYAKPAFFLRMLQRQVGEEDFDRIMAIYFNRFMYHHPHTEDFRAIVEEVTGRSWKDEFDFWLRGTGNADVRIASIEPMDDSTVVIISGDVPHDVELDLLFLSGNDSLLTELALAPGIDDTVTVSGRWHTAVADPFLCMPDRAPWNNALPPLSQIKPMFLPFPRPTHQSLWVLPFPSYAAGSWRGEILCMSAAIPSYMGGPSTWAAHASVPFENGSFSDWGAFYHAPLLRKYRRSLYISLGVGRGYGTGSASLGADYYMGGRVATDTHLRMSLDAELFSVEDTAVYGGANVEEGSGFEFTGGFSAINRNYCISWEGSLSALASPGWNDGPYSRVDGEFDITTRIMGSHLARTRIFAGRIAGDAPAHVFLRPGGGLFAEGIIGAFLPPDGSISPQEHFYVRSGPALPGYWNSPARGRAAVTIEQRIPVPFPMIPVEIFGGVGWLADGFRDFSEDTFLADGGFAVRFAMLEALFPIWVSEPVDGEDNWEFRWRIGLSPAGFPDLY
- the amrS gene encoding AmmeMemoRadiSam system radical SAM enzyme, translating into MMSNSVQCVLCPHMCILAPGERGRCSVRLNVDGELVSLVYGRPVAVNIDPVEKKPLFHFMPGIDVFSIATAGCNLKCEFCQNWEISQAAPEDVTPYDMPPETVVENALSYGCEAIAYTYTEPVVFFEYTRDCARLARAAGIKNILVTAGYINPGPLSELAEFIDAANVDLKSMSDIYYRNICGGTLQPVLDTITFLKESGTWVEVTNLIVPTLNDDPDEIDSLSRWVLDNTGEDTPLHFSRFFPMYRLADLAPTSIDTLRGARERAMDTGLNYVYVGNAVTPGGMITRCPECGETIVARQGYMITERNILNGNCGNCSAPIAGVWDGMEEQ
- the amrB gene encoding AmmeMemoRadiSam system protein B, with amino-acid sequence MRILTLTSVFLVACGGSSPAQEEGRNSGGMLLRPPAVAGRFYPGDSATLSTMVDSLLDISGAQHSAGDIIAGIVPHAGYVFSGATAADFYSSIEGVDYDVVVIAGPSHHVSFNGFSIFEGNGYLTPLGEVDVATDISQRLRESHPTAFFIPEAHVTEHCLEVQLPFLQRVLQPGFRIVPIVIGNAGPDELKYMAELILAESYGQRILVIASSDLSHYPTRELAEEVDSLTVEAVLNGEVDAFLEVTSEERLPDGLATFACGRLPIALAMSYAALYPDVTPELLSMTTSAEYSGDDSQVVGYASISFGTPKFEPSEWSISPDGKNILLEIVRESVRCAVEGENYNLPDTLPAELELPRGAFVTLKRNGRLRGCIGSIRPVGPLAETVMRMAHSAALEDPRFMPVTETELQNLEYEISVLTPLQILDDWHDAAVGTDGLLVLGSGGRSGVLLPQVPVEQGWNREEYLEGVCRKAGLDQDAYLGDVTLYRFQAQVF
- a CDS encoding OmpA family protein; protein product: MKKGSLIIAAILLISCSAMALPSYSGLRGLNRTVDAKTIGAGEFSLALFSFLGMSNDTRTAQLAGGAEEVTDTEYNGTWYITAGYGLSEKVEVAGRVSYIWNCLSRDYIPGREDLEGGENENDDGFSEASFFLKYAIDSSGDLRIGLMPWAGFSIYNGGDNPYVTNYNQYDGVWYPEQPMFEMRRPMIGTNLSAGADLLVSLDLHPVVVHTNIGYHYFKQNFQFTDHRYGTSDSVAVDMDVEDPVFHLAVGFEYPMNKTILFAEAEWRHFMKRDYEDGNGQDYDDMIIVQPGIRFPFASGFAFDVVGAFALDNFDPEWSDLGHHAYQAGGSPTEAYRANYAPFPEGYYSSWGVGVNLMYSSDLREGPGSAVMSGTIIDAVTGEFLEATVAFPGTAVQPAISDPETGYYSVEVPEGSIAVAVNASGYTESTETIQVSGGHDISQDYALQPTPCTIMGSVTDIETGTAISRATVIAPDVPVSDMTGNDGLYEFDLDEGNWTITASASGYLGASESVDFLSGDLVVLDFQLQSVAFEPIYFIVNQFNIQPEYKTILNSIAEEIIANGLTVQISGHSDSDYTEEYNQTLSENRAMAVYDYLVDHGVSASSLTTVGYGETRPAVPNASAANKALNRRAEFVVETISN